From one Heterodontus francisci isolate sHetFra1 chromosome 17, sHetFra1.hap1, whole genome shotgun sequence genomic stretch:
- the LOC137378814 gene encoding ataxin-1-like, protein MKPAYERNQECLPPKKRELLQNSTGGEDVLKNNTLPTNITTVSDADWSRSAPEESQTTQRYGVRADNGESSPGVAVDQYGMMYKLAVPSANYSLSAQHSLVNMGHLSPAYSIASPLLQHHAVPYTPVHYTQLPHTSLQFVGAPYPVPYVSHGILPNPLISSAVGIPTSHLSQLVSYPSMMTEAGTPPPQAASPAQTYSKATGSPVHSLTPQGPLPHLTTAEISQGMAHGRVPLHFQSSLLTPSYATFATAVSNPDICHENRCSLQMAKDKETAETVLEVSTNRGEGVSDHQSFEKRSRHERFIELQAPHYVSSRKEVQLSASSMENQRGSPHFSAHREPRNEVISPAQRSTPDTDLEVQQVVGSLGVRGSQGPVVVRKEVLSNIKVSQNSLKSQEQLRHHSQIIPGKNFAEFCSTEELLQSPYLPAQQHITTGLKRHPIDDQCGHLHKTMVLANGQPVLMPVDAPVLEEDALVNNVAVTTEPTIQSHLDGQTRACTVVPLPTSQSTVPLLQPVLVQQSPPAHIPSHFMKGAIIQLANGELKRVEDLQVQDFVHSAEISAGLKIDSSTVIDVVESQRPGYVTLHFCVGEPQTKVSVEVTPEHPFFVFGQGWSSCNPERTAHIFGLSCQRLTVGNVCISLGVQTSGRSSTQPASSPINTISAHDSRTMGTSEVVLAPPEVSIHISRNSEVRNHSKNSVMQYLHTDSESTGIPSHLNYQRRWSTPVFQRDGFQSEEAKISSRPSFIPQEVKLSIEGRSNAGK, encoded by the exons ATGAAACCTGCTTATGAACGAAACCAAGAATGCCTGCCACCAAAGAAACGAGAACTACTACAGAATAGTACTGGAGGTGAGGACGTCTTAAAAAATAATACATTGCCAACCAATATTACCACTGTAAGTGATGCTGATTGGTCAAGAAGTGCTCCTGAAGAGAGCCAGACAACACAgagatatggagtcagagctgataATGGTGAAAGCTCACCAGGAGTCGCAGTGGATCAGTATGGCATGATGTACAAATTGGCTGTACCTTCTGCAAACTATTCACTAAGTGCTCAACATTCATTAGTGAATATGGGGCATCTCTCACCCGCATACAGCATTGCATCTCCGCTTCTTCAGCACCATGCGGTTCCATATACGCCAGTTCATTACACCCAACTACCCCACACTTCACTGCAATTTGTAGGAGCTCCATATCCAGTACCGTATGTCTCTCATGGGATTCTGCCAAATCCATTGATTTCCTCTGCTGTCGGCATCCCCACCTCTCATCTTTCCCAACTTGTTTCATATCCTTCCATGATGACTGAGGCTGGCACTCCTCCTCCACAGGCAGCATCTCCTGCACAAACATATAGTAAAGCTACTGGTTCTCCCGTACACAGTTTGACTCCACAAGGACCACTGCCTCACCTAACCACGGCAGAAATTTCACAAGGCATGGCCCATGGTAGGGTCCCACTCCATTTTCAATCTTCGCTGTTAACACCATCATATGCAACATTTGCTACAGCAGTGTCAAATCCAGATATTTGTCATGAAAATAGATGTAGCCTTCAGATGGCAAAAGACAAAGAAACTGCTGAAACTGTATTGGAAGTCTCTACAAACCGAGGTGAAGGAGTTTCAGACCATCAAAGCTTTGAGAAACGGTCACGACATGAGAGATTTATAGAACTTCAGGCACCCCATTATGTTAGCAGCAGAAAGGAAGTCCAGCTCTCTGCCTCATCAATGGAAAACCAGAGAGGCAgtccccatttttctgcccacaggGAACCAAGAAATGAGGTTATCTCTCCAGCACAGAGGAGTACACCAGACACAGACCTAGAAGTCCAACAAGTAGTTGGGAGTTTGGGTGTTCGAGGGTCTCAGGGTCCTGTGGTTGTTAGAAAAGAAGTCTTAAGTAATATTAAAGTTTCACAGAATTCACTCAAAAGTCAAGAGCAATTGAGACACCATTCGCAGATCATTCCAGGTAAGAACTTTGCAGAATTTTGTTCCACTGAAGAATTACTGCAGTCACCATATCTGCCTGCTCAACAGCACATTACCACAGGACTCAAAAGGCATCCAATAGATGACCAATGTGGACATTTGCATAAAACAATGGTGTTAGCCAATGGGCAGCCAGTATTAATGCCTGTTGATGCCCCTGTTCTCGAGGAGGATGCATTGGTTAATAATGTTGCTGTAACTACAGAACCCACAATTCAAAGTCATCTTGATGGGCAAACAAGAGCTTGTACAGTGGTTCCACTTCCAACATCTCAATCCACAGTACCACTCCTTCAGCCTGTCCTGGTCCAGCAGTCCCCACCTGCTCATATTCCTTCGCATTTTATGAAAGGTGCCATCATCCAGTTAGCAAATGGGGAGCTGAAACGTGTAGAAGACTTGCAAGTGCAGGACTTTGTGCATAGTGCAGAGATTAGTGCCGGGTTAAAGATCGACTCCAGTACAGTGATTGACGTTGTTGAAAGCCAGCGTCCCGGCTATGTCACCCTCCATTTCTGTGTaggagaacctcaaacaaag GTGAGTGTAGAGGTCACTCCAGAGCATCCATTCTTTGTATTTGGCCAGGGTTGGTCCTCTTGTAACCCAGAACGCACTGCACACATCTTTGGACTTTCATGTCAAAGACTCACAGTGGGCAATGTCTGTATATCACTCGGCGTCCAAACTTCTGGCAGGAGCTCTACCCAGCCAGCATCCTCTCCAATCAATACTATTTCAGCTCATGACTCAAGGACCATGGGAACATCTGAAGTTGTCTTAGCTCCTCCAGAAGTCTCAATCCACATAAGTAGAAACTCTGAGGTTAGAAATCATTCAAAAAACTCCGTCATGCAGTATTTGCATACGGACTCTGAAAGCACAGGAATTCCCAGCCACCTGAATTACCAACGTCGTTGGTCCACCCCAGTTTTCCAAAGAGACGGTTTTCAATCAGAGGAGGCAAAAATTTCCTCCCGGCCTTCTTTCATACCACAAGAAGTCAAACTTTCAATTGAGGGACGTTCAAACGCTGGGAAATAA